GAATTGATGCTAAAAAGCCGCCGAGATGTCCGCGTATTGCTAGAACAGCTAAAGGAGACCCAAGCCACTCCGCTGTCGAGCTTGACGGACGGAGTCCATATTCATACGCTGGAAGCGGATCATGAAGAAGCACTAGAAGCAGCTATCGCAAAACTCGATCGTCTCGGAATTCTCGTTTCGGAGCTCGATGTCTGAACAATAAAAACCGCCTATTCCCAAGGAATAAGCGGTTTTTTATCGTTCAATCGGTTCAAGTCGTGTCTCCGGCATCGTAGATGGCGGATCAAACGCTGCTAAGACTTTGCGGACGCGTCGGTTTTCGATATGCAAGACCGTCAACGTGACACGTTCATAACGCATCGCCGTTCCAACGTCCGGCAATTGTCCGCTCTCCTCCATGATCCATCCCCCGAGTGACTGGGCATCGGTGTCTGGCATCGTCAATTGAAATTGCTGACAGAAGTCTTCAATGTCATACTCTGCTAGACATTCGTATTGCTCTGGACCAATCCGTTTCGTATATTCCAATGATTCATCGTGTTCATCCCAAATCTCCCCGACGATTTCTTCTAAAATATCCTCAAGGGTGATCAGACCTGCCGTCCCTCCGAATTCATCAAGGACGACTGCCATATGGGACTGCTTGACTTTGAGTTCCGGTAATAAATCCATCAATCGTGTCTGTGGTACGACGAACGATACCGGTCGAATCCATTCTCGGATATCGACAGAGCCGTTCTTCACATACGCACGCAGAAAGTCCCGCTCCGATAATACACCGATGACGTGATCAATCGAATCCTTATAGACCGGTAGACGAGAATAGCCACCCTTCTGGACCTCTGCAAGGATATCTTCAAGCCGCGCATCAATATCGATCGCTTGAATGTCCATGCGAGGCGTCAACGCATCCTCGACCGTCGCATGTTGAAAATCAACCGCTTGATGAACGAGTTCAGCCTCTGCAAGCCCCATGATCCCCTCTTCTTGACTGATATCAACGAGTGCTTTGAGTTCCTGTTCAGTCACGAGCGGTCCTTTTGGATCTGCTCCAATCAACCTTAGCGCTAACTGGCGTAAGCGGAGTAACAGGAAGACAAGTGGTCGAAAGCACAGTAAGAAGAAGCGCAGTGGATGTCCGATCAACAACACGTAACGTTCCGTATGTTCACGGGCATACGACTTCGGTATCAATTCCCCGAACAACAGCAACAGGAAAAACAGCGCAAGAAAGGCAATGGTTTGTGTCGCGATCGTCTCGACGAACTGGATGATCCACCAGCCACCAAATAAGATAAAAGCGACGTTGACGATCGTATTCCCAATCAAAATCGACGTCAGTGTCTCTTCATAGCGTTGAAGTAAACGAAATACACGGGACGCACGCGCGTCCCCTGCTTCCGACTGATGCAACAATCGCAACCGATTGACACTCGCGAGTGCCGTCTCGGCTGAGGAAAAGAATGCGGATAAGACGAGAATCGGAATTAACCAAACGAATGAAATCATGGGCAATGGGTCCACGATGCTTTCACACTCCGTTTCCTAATGGAATGAACCGCTTAGAAGGATGACTCGACGAATTCGAACTCGAAATCACGGATACGAACGACATCGCCGTCGATCGCACCAAGACGACGTAACTCTTCGTCGACACCCATTTGACGCAGTGTCCGAGCGAAACGTTTAATCGATTCTTCACGCATGAAGTTTGTCATCGTGAAGAGTTTTTCGATCCGTGGTCCTTTGATGACGAAGCAATCGTCTTCATCTTTCGAAATCGTAAAGCCGGCTTCAGGTGCTTCGTAACCGTAGACGACACGTGGTGTCGCTGTTTTCTCTTCGAGTTCCTCAAGACCAAATTCTGGTGTTGCATCGACGAGGTCCGCGATTCGGAATAACAGATCGCGTAATCCTTGACGTGTTGCTGCTGAAATCTCGAATACTTCAAGCTCTGGGAAAGCTTCCTTGAAGGCTTCAAGATGTTCTGCCGCATCCGGCATGTCCATCTTGTTCGCGACGACGACTTGCGGACGCTCTGTTAAGCGCAGGTTATAGTCTGCAAGTTCTTTATTGATGATGTTGTAGTCTTCGATTGGATCGCGGCCTTCCATCCCACTCATGTCGATGACGTGGACGATGACTTTCGTCCGCTCGACGTGGCGTAGGAACTGGTGACCGAGTCCGACACCTTCACTTGCGCCTTCAATCAATCCTGGCAAGTCAGCCATGACGAAGCTACGGCTATCTTCCGTTTCGACGACACCGATGTTCGGTGTGATCGTCGTGAAGTGATACGCGCCGATTTTCGGACGTGCTGCTGAAACGACTGATAACATCGTTGATTTTCCGACACTCGGGAAACCAACGAGACCAACGTCTGCTAGCATCTTCAGCTCAAGTTTCAAGTACTTCTCTTCTCCTGGCTCACCGTTTTCAGCGTGCTCAGGTGCTGGGTTGGCAGGTGTTGCAAAACGTGTATTCCCACGTCCGCCACGTCCACCTTTTGCGACGATCGCTTGTTGCCCGTGATGGACGAGGTCAGCGATGACTGCATTCGTATCGTCATCATAGACGACCGTACCCGGTGGGACCTTGACGATTAAATGCTCGGCTTTACGACCGTGCATGCCTTTTGACATACCGTTTTCACCTTGAACTGCTTTAAAGTGACGTTTGTAACGGAAGTCCATCAATGTCCGAAGCCCTTCGTCGACTTCAAGGACGACGTGAGCCCCGTGACCACCGTCACCGCCGGCAGGACCGCCGTCCGGAACGTATTTCTCGCGACGGAACGCTACTTGCCCACGTCCTCCGTCACCTGCTTTTACAT
This region of Exiguobacterium acetylicum DSM 20416 genomic DNA includes:
- a CDS encoding hemolysin family protein, translating into MISFVWLIPILVLSAFFSSAETALASVNRLRLLHQSEAGDARASRVFRLLQRYEETLTSILIGNTIVNVAFILFGGWWIIQFVETIATQTIAFLALFFLLLLFGELIPKSYAREHTERYVLLIGHPLRFFLLCFRPLVFLLLRLRQLALRLIGADPKGPLVTEQELKALVDISQEEGIMGLAEAELVHQAVDFQHATVEDALTPRMDIQAIDIDARLEDILAEVQKGGYSRLPVYKDSIDHVIGVLSERDFLRAYVKNGSVDIREWIRPVSFVVPQTRLMDLLPELKVKQSHMAVVLDEFGGTAGLITLEDILEEIVGEIWDEHDESLEYTKRIGPEQYECLAEYDIEDFCQQFQLTMPDTDAQSLGGWIMEESGQLPDVGTAMRYERVTLTVLHIENRRVRKVLAAFDPPSTMPETRLEPIER
- the obgE gene encoding GTPase ObgE translates to MFVDQVNIYVKAGDGGRGQVAFRREKYVPDGGPAGGDGGHGAHVVLEVDEGLRTLMDFRYKRHFKAVQGENGMSKGMHGRKAEHLIVKVPPGTVVYDDDTNAVIADLVHHGQQAIVAKGGRGGRGNTRFATPANPAPEHAENGEPGEEKYLKLELKMLADVGLVGFPSVGKSTMLSVVSAARPKIGAYHFTTITPNIGVVETEDSRSFVMADLPGLIEGASEGVGLGHQFLRHVERTKVIVHVIDMSGMEGRDPIEDYNIINKELADYNLRLTERPQVVVANKMDMPDAAEHLEAFKEAFPELEVFEISAATRQGLRDLLFRIADLVDATPEFGLEELEEKTATPRVVYGYEAPEAGFTISKDEDDCFVIKGPRIEKLFTMTNFMREESIKRFARTLRQMGVDEELRRLGAIDGDVVRIRDFEFEFVESSF